One window of Geoalkalibacter sp. genomic DNA carries:
- a CDS encoding phosphoglycerate kinase — protein MSRKMTIEDVDFRGKRVFCRVDFNVPLNDRLEIEDDTRITAALPTIRYILEGGGRLILASHLGRPKAKPEAKYSLAPVAPHLAELLGRPVAMAKDCIGAEVVALTRKMADGEVLLLENVRFHPGEEKNDPEFSRQLAELAEVYVNDAFGTAHRAHASTEGVARLLQPAVAGFLMGKELEYLSGALAAPKRPFVAVLGGAKVSDKISVIENLLTKVDTLIIGGGMAYTFLKAQGVEVGKSLVEADRIELAGRLIAQAKEKGVSLLLPEDHVIAREFKADAEHRTCDNSDFPADWMALDIGPRTIAAYQKALAHAGTVVWNGPMGVFEFDAFAEGTFAVARALAESQATTIIGGGDSVSAVKKSGLEERMTHISTGGGASLELLEGKVLPGVAALTDK, from the coding sequence ATGTCACGCAAGATGACCATTGAGGATGTCGATTTTCGCGGCAAACGGGTGTTCTGCCGCGTCGATTTCAATGTTCCCCTCAATGACCGGCTGGAAATCGAGGACGACACCCGCATCACCGCCGCCCTGCCGACCATCCGCTATATTCTCGAAGGAGGCGGCCGCCTGATATTGGCCTCTCATCTCGGTCGCCCCAAGGCCAAGCCCGAGGCCAAATACAGCCTGGCTCCCGTGGCGCCGCACCTGGCCGAGCTTCTCGGCCGCCCGGTGGCCATGGCCAAGGATTGCATCGGCGCCGAGGTGGTCGCCCTGACCCGCAAAATGGCCGACGGCGAGGTGCTGCTGCTGGAAAACGTGCGCTTTCATCCGGGCGAGGAAAAAAACGATCCCGAGTTCAGCCGGCAACTGGCGGAGTTGGCCGAAGTTTACGTCAACGACGCCTTCGGCACCGCCCACCGCGCCCACGCCTCCACCGAAGGGGTCGCCCGCCTGTTGCAGCCCGCGGTGGCCGGCTTTCTCATGGGCAAGGAACTGGAATACCTCAGCGGCGCCCTGGCTGCGCCCAAACGACCCTTTGTCGCCGTGCTCGGCGGCGCCAAGGTCAGTGACAAAATCTCCGTCATCGAAAACCTGCTCACCAAGGTCGACACCCTGATCATCGGCGGCGGCATGGCCTACACCTTCCTCAAGGCACAAGGTGTTGAGGTCGGCAAATCTTTGGTGGAAGCCGACCGCATCGAACTGGCCGGGCGGCTCATCGCCCAGGCCAAGGAGAAGGGGGTGAGCCTGCTGCTGCCCGAGGATCATGTCATCGCCCGCGAGTTCAAGGCCGATGCCGAACACCGCACCTGCGACAACAGCGATTTTCCGGCGGACTGGATGGCTCTCGACATCGGCCCGCGAACCATCGCCGCCTACCAGAAAGCCCTGGCCCACGCCGGCACCGTGGTGTGGAACGGACCCATGGGCGTCTTTGAATTCGACGCCTTCGCCGAGGGAACCTTCGCCGTGGCCCGCGCCCTGGCCGAATCCCAGGCGACCACCATCATTGGGGGGGGCGACTCGGTTTCGGCGGTAAAGAAATCGGGCCTCGAAGAGCGCATGACGCATATTTCCACCGGCGGCGGCGCCTCCCTTGAACTGCTCGAAGGCAAGGTGCTGCCCGGCGTGGCCGCGTTGACGGATAAGTGA
- the gap gene encoding type I glyceraldehyde-3-phosphate dehydrogenase, with product MAVKVAINGFGRIGRNVFRAAQNSQDIEIVAVNDLTDPKTLAHLLKYDSVHGTFDAKVEVEENALRVNGKTLKVYAEKDPAKLPWKELGVKVVIESTGHFTDREGAQKHIDGGAAKVIITAPAKKPDVTICMGINENSYDPAKHHIISNASCTTNCLAPVAKVMDEVFGIEKGMMTTIHAYTNDQRILDLPHSDLRRARAAAMSMIPTTTGAAKAVSEVLPQLKGKLDGLAIRVPVPNASLVDLVFVSKKSTSIAEVNAALKAAAEGPLKGILVYCEEPLVSRDFNGNPASSSVDALSTNVIDGNLVKVMSWYDNEWGYSCRVLDLTRLIAAK from the coding sequence ATGGCAGTCAAAGTTGCGATCAATGGATTCGGCCGTATCGGCCGCAACGTGTTTCGCGCCGCCCAGAACAGCCAGGACATCGAAATCGTTGCCGTCAACGATTTGACCGACCCCAAGACCCTGGCGCATCTGCTTAAATACGACTCGGTTCACGGTACCTTCGACGCCAAGGTCGAAGTTGAGGAAAATGCCCTGCGCGTCAACGGCAAGACGCTCAAGGTCTATGCCGAAAAAGATCCGGCGAAGCTGCCCTGGAAGGAACTCGGCGTCAAGGTGGTGATCGAATCCACCGGCCACTTCACCGACCGTGAGGGCGCGCAGAAACACATCGACGGCGGCGCCGCGAAGGTCATCATCACCGCACCCGCCAAAAAGCCCGATGTCACCATCTGCATGGGGATCAACGAAAACAGCTACGACCCCGCCAAGCACCACATCATCTCCAATGCCTCCTGCACCACCAACTGTCTGGCGCCCGTCGCCAAGGTGATGGATGAGGTCTTCGGCATCGAAAAAGGGATGATGACGACCATTCATGCCTATACCAACGACCAGCGCATCCTCGACCTGCCCCACAGCGACCTGCGTCGGGCGCGCGCCGCGGCCATGTCCATGATTCCCACCACCACGGGTGCCGCCAAGGCGGTCAGCGAAGTGCTGCCGCAGCTCAAGGGCAAGCTCGACGGGCTGGCCATTCGCGTGCCGGTGCCCAACGCGTCGCTGGTCGATCTGGTCTTCGTCAGCAAGAAGAGCACCAGCATCGCCGAGGTCAACGCCGCCCTCAAAGCAGCGGCCGAAGGCCCCCTCAAAGGCATCCTGGTGTACTGCGAGGAGCCCCTGGTGTCCCGCGACTTCAACGGCAACCCGGCATCCTCGAGCGTCGACGCCCTCTCCACCAACGTCATCGACGGCAACCTGGTCAAGGTCATGTCCTGGTACGACAACGAGTGGGGCTATTCCTGCCGGGTACTCGATCTGACCCGGCTGATCGCGGCGAAATAA
- the pyrE gene encoding orotate phosphoribosyltransferase has product MTQAERSELVNIIRELSYEQREVTLASGRKSNFYFDGKQTTLHARGGLLVGKAFWQEIKQFEGPIHGVGGLTLGADPIATATSIAACLEGQSVHAFIIRKEPKGHGTGQWLEGRKNLPPGSRVVIVEDVTTTGGSSMKAVERAQEEGLEVVGIVTLVDREEGARENIEGAGQKLRAVLTRTQVVG; this is encoded by the coding sequence ATGACTCAGGCAGAACGCAGCGAACTGGTGAATATTATTCGCGAACTCTCCTACGAGCAGCGCGAAGTCACCCTGGCCTCGGGCCGCAAGAGCAATTTTTATTTCGACGGCAAGCAGACCACGCTGCACGCGCGCGGCGGCTTGCTGGTGGGTAAGGCTTTCTGGCAGGAGATCAAGCAGTTCGAGGGACCGATTCACGGCGTGGGCGGCCTGACCCTCGGCGCCGATCCCATCGCCACGGCGACTTCCATCGCCGCCTGCCTGGAAGGACAGAGCGTGCACGCCTTCATCATCCGCAAGGAGCCCAAGGGCCACGGTACCGGCCAGTGGCTTGAAGGGCGCAAGAATCTGCCGCCCGGTTCTCGCGTGGTGATCGTCGAGGACGTCACCACCACTGGCGGCTCGTCCATGAAGGCCGTGGAGCGCGCCCAGGAAGAGGGCCTCGAAGTGGTGGGGATCGTCACTCTGGTGGATCGCGAGGAAGGCGCCCGCGAAAACATCGAGGGAGCCGGTCAGAAACTGCGCGCCGTCCTGACCCGCACACAGGTGGTGGGCTAG
- the tpiA gene encoding triose-phosphate isomerase, whose translation MRKPVIAGNWKLHKTIPEALELVEALKQGLADQTDVEIVVAPVFTALASVASTLKGSPIALAAQNCYFENSGAFTGEVSPALLKDAGCSHVILGHSERRQIFGEGDELINRKIKAVLAQGLTPIFCIGETLEERENDAMMDVLQRQVTIGLDGLSEEQMLGVVVAYEPVWAIGTGKTATGEQAQEAHAFVRGLLAGLFGTPAAEQVRILYGGSVKPDNVDGLMAQMDIDGTLVGGASLKAEDFIRIARFEKN comes from the coding sequence ATGCGTAAACCTGTGATCGCCGGCAACTGGAAGCTGCACAAGACCATTCCCGAAGCCCTGGAACTGGTGGAAGCCCTGAAACAGGGCCTGGCCGACCAAACCGACGTCGAGATCGTGGTCGCACCGGTCTTCACCGCCCTTGCCTCCGTCGCCTCGACCCTGAAGGGCTCCCCCATCGCCCTGGCCGCGCAGAACTGCTACTTCGAAAACAGCGGTGCCTTCACCGGCGAGGTTTCCCCTGCCCTGCTCAAGGATGCCGGCTGCTCCCATGTCATTCTCGGCCACTCCGAGCGCCGCCAGATTTTCGGCGAAGGCGATGAGCTGATCAATCGCAAGATCAAGGCCGTGCTCGCTCAAGGGCTGACGCCCATCTTCTGTATCGGCGAAACCCTTGAAGAGCGCGAGAACGATGCGATGATGGATGTGTTGCAACGTCAGGTGACGATCGGCCTCGACGGCCTGAGCGAAGAGCAGATGCTCGGGGTGGTGGTCGCCTATGAACCGGTGTGGGCCATCGGCACCGGCAAGACCGCCACGGGCGAACAGGCCCAGGAAGCCCACGCCTTCGTGCGCGGTCTGCTCGCCGGTCTCTTCGGCACACCGGCGGCGGAACAGGTGCGCATTCTCTACGGCGGCAGCGTCAAGCCCGACAACGTCGACGGCCTGATGGCGCAGATGGACATCGACGGCACCCTCGTCGGCGGCGCGAGTCTCAAGGCTGAGGATTTCATTCGCATCGCCCGGTTTGAAAAAAACTGA
- the purB gene encoding adenylosuccinate lyase — MIPRYTRPEMARIWEPENRFRIWLEIETLACEAQAELGVIPREAVRVIREKGNFDIARIDEIEAEVKHDVIAFLTSVAEFVGPEARFIHQGMTSSDVLDTCLSVQLVQAADELLADLDMVLDSIRARAFEHKDTVCMGRSHGIHAEPVTFGLKLATWHAEMQRNRKRLEVARANIATGAISGAVGTFANIDPKVEEYVCRKMGLQPEPVSTQVIPRDRHAEYFCTLAIIASSLERISVEVRHLQRTEVLEAEEFFSKGQKGSSAMPHKRNPILSENLTGLARLVRGYCIPALENVALWHERDISHSSVERNIAPDATVTLDFALRRLNGLIKNLVVYPRNMLKNLNQMKGLVFSQKILLDLTQAGVSREDAYRLVQQNAMKVWEQGKDFQEELLADPEVVKALGEAKIRESFDLNYHLKHVDTIFNRVFGG, encoded by the coding sequence ATGATCCCACGTTACACTCGTCCGGAAATGGCCCGCATCTGGGAACCCGAAAACCGCTTTCGCATCTGGCTGGAAATCGAAACCCTGGCCTGCGAGGCCCAGGCTGAACTGGGCGTGATTCCCCGGGAGGCGGTGCGGGTCATCCGCGAGAAGGGCAATTTCGACATCGCGCGCATCGATGAGATCGAGGCGGAAGTCAAGCACGACGTCATCGCCTTTCTGACCTCGGTGGCGGAATTCGTCGGTCCCGAGGCGCGCTTCATCCATCAGGGCATGACCAGTTCCGACGTGCTCGACACCTGCCTGTCGGTGCAGCTGGTGCAGGCCGCCGATGAGCTGCTGGCCGATCTCGATATGGTCCTCGACTCCATCCGCGCGCGCGCCTTCGAGCACAAGGATACGGTGTGCATGGGGCGCTCCCACGGCATTCACGCCGAGCCCGTGACCTTCGGTCTCAAGCTGGCGACCTGGCATGCCGAGATGCAGCGCAACCGCAAGCGTCTCGAAGTTGCCCGCGCGAACATCGCCACGGGCGCCATTTCCGGTGCCGTGGGCACCTTCGCCAATATCGATCCGAAGGTCGAGGAGTATGTCTGCCGGAAGATGGGTCTTCAACCCGAACCGGTGTCCACTCAGGTCATTCCCCGCGACCGGCATGCCGAGTATTTCTGCACCCTGGCGATCATCGCCTCGTCCCTGGAGCGCATCTCCGTCGAGGTGCGTCACCTGCAGCGCACCGAAGTGCTGGAAGCCGAAGAGTTCTTCAGCAAGGGGCAGAAGGGCTCCTCGGCCATGCCCCACAAACGCAATCCCATCCTCAGCGAAAACCTTACGGGCCTGGCGCGCCTGGTGCGCGGCTACTGTATTCCGGCGCTGGAAAACGTGGCGCTCTGGCATGAGCGCGACATCTCCCACTCTTCCGTGGAGCGCAACATCGCCCCCGACGCCACGGTCACTCTCGATTTCGCCCTGCGCCGCCTCAACGGCCTGATCAAGAATCTGGTGGTCTACCCGCGGAACATGCTGAAAAACCTCAACCAGATGAAGGGCCTGGTGTTTTCCCAGAAGATTCTTCTCGATCTGACCCAGGCCGGGGTTTCGCGGGAGGATGCCTATCGCTTGGTGCAGCAGAACGCCATGAAGGTCTGGGAGCAGGGCAAGGATTTTCAGGAAGAGCTGCTGGCTGATCCCGAGGTGGTCAAGGCCCTCGGCGAAGCCAAGATCCGTGAGTCCTTCGACCTGAACTATCACCTCAAGCACGTCGATACTATTTTTAACCGCGTGTTCGGCGGGTAG
- a CDS encoding MBL fold metallo-hydrolase: MRVCLIASGSKGNAIYLESRESRVLIDAGLSATELSQRLRRMGVEPETLDAILVSHEHGDHMRGVGPLSRRYRLPVHINPETRQAFPALGTISTIEEFDAGASFCCRDLWVETIPLTHDAAQPVGYVIKTREGKVGIATDLGIGTRLVRERLKGCRVLVLEANHDEILLRDGPYPWPLKQRIRGNHGHLSNGACAELLADLLWDGLEVVFLAHLSETNNRAELALSEVQRVLDGQNFCHPQLIVGRQDVPSLCVALT; this comes from the coding sequence TTGCGGGTCTGTCTGATTGCGAGCGGCAGCAAGGGGAATGCGATCTACCTCGAAAGCCGGGAAAGTCGGGTTCTCATCGACGCCGGACTGTCGGCAACGGAGCTGTCCCAGCGTCTGCGACGGATGGGTGTCGAACCCGAAACCCTGGACGCCATCCTTGTTTCCCACGAACACGGCGATCACATGCGGGGCGTCGGGCCTCTGTCTCGCCGCTATCGTCTGCCGGTGCACATCAATCCTGAAACCCGCCAGGCATTTCCTGCCTTGGGAACCATCTCCACCATCGAAGAATTTGACGCCGGAGCATCCTTTTGCTGTCGCGATCTGTGGGTTGAAACCATCCCCCTGACTCACGACGCCGCGCAACCCGTGGGCTATGTGATCAAAACCCGAGAAGGCAAGGTGGGCATCGCGACGGATCTGGGCATCGGCACCCGCCTGGTGCGCGAGCGACTCAAAGGCTGCCGGGTGCTGGTCCTGGAAGCTAATCATGATGAAATTCTGCTGCGCGACGGCCCCTATCCCTGGCCGCTCAAGCAGCGAATCCGCGGCAATCACGGTCATCTCTCCAACGGCGCCTGCGCCGAATTGCTGGCCGATTTGCTGTGGGACGGGCTTGAGGTGGTGTTTCTCGCCCACCTGAGCGAAACCAACAATCGTGCCGAACTCGCCTTAAGCGAGGTGCAAAGGGTGCTCGACGGCCAAAACTTCTGTCACCCGCAACTGATCGTCGGCCGGCAGGATGTGCCGAGTTTGTGCGTGGCGCTGACTTAA
- a CDS encoding phosphoribosylformylglycinamidine synthase subunit PurQ has product MPKKVRAVVIAGNGTNCEREVAAACRLAGCEVADIVHIAEFLAGRANLDDYHFLNLAGGFLDGDDLGSAKAGANRLLHARIAGSEEHLSDQLRRFISDGKLIMGVCNGFQLMIKMGLLPALDGDYQTQSATLTFNDGGRFEDRWAYLRIDPHSPCVFTQGINGVYLPVRHGEGKFVPASDHILHEIETRHLAVMRYSDANYHRTALDYPANPNGSVAGIAGICDETGRLFGLMPHPEAYVHRTHHPRWTREPGLPEEGMGLWLFQNAVRFVRENLL; this is encoded by the coding sequence ATGCCCAAGAAAGTACGCGCCGTCGTCATCGCCGGCAACGGCACCAATTGTGAACGCGAAGTGGCCGCGGCCTGCCGCCTGGCCGGTTGCGAGGTGGCCGATATCGTCCATATCGCCGAATTTCTCGCCGGTCGCGCCAACCTTGATGATTACCATTTCCTCAATCTGGCCGGCGGATTTCTCGATGGCGACGACCTCGGCAGCGCCAAGGCCGGCGCCAACCGGCTGCTGCATGCCCGCATCGCTGGCAGCGAGGAGCATCTGAGCGATCAGCTGCGCCGTTTCATCAGTGACGGCAAGCTGATCATGGGGGTATGCAACGGGTTTCAGCTGATGATCAAGATGGGGTTGTTGCCCGCCCTCGACGGCGACTACCAGACACAGAGCGCCACCCTGACCTTCAACGACGGCGGGCGTTTCGAGGATCGCTGGGCCTACCTCAGGATCGATCCCCATTCACCTTGCGTGTTCACCCAGGGCATCAACGGCGTGTACCTGCCGGTGCGCCACGGCGAGGGGAAATTCGTCCCGGCCTCGGATCACATTCTGCATGAGATCGAAACACGGCACCTGGCGGTGATGCGCTATTCCGACGCCAATTATCACCGTACCGCCCTCGATTACCCCGCCAACCCCAACGGGTCGGTGGCGGGTATCGCCGGCATCTGCGATGAAACGGGGCGGCTCTTTGGCCTCATGCCGCACCCCGAAGCCTATGTGCATCGCACCCACCATCCCCGTTGGACCCGTGAACCCGGTCTGCCCGAAGAGGGCATGGGCCTGTGGCTGTTTCAGAATGCGGTGCGCTTTGTGCGCGAAAACCTTTTATGA
- a CDS encoding phosphoribosylformylglycinamidine synthase subunit PurS — MPWRIIVGLKDGIRDARGERVRRELSRHLHIELESVRTIDVYTVDAALSDEEVEAAARGPFSDAVIQEVAVNRPLAHDFDILIEVGFRPGVTDNVGRTAREAIQYLTGRKFAEGEGVYTSVQYLLKGRIDKAAAERIAHDFLGNALIQRWTILSRDEFDPQRGVPVTVPRVVSTASPQVREIDLKVSDEELLRISKEGMLALNLEEMKAIQAYIADPAVVARRKQVGLGAKLTDAELEALAQTWSEHCKHKIFAARIDYEDGQGGRETIDSLFRNFIAETTRLVRQNLGDRDFCLSVFKDNAGVIRFNEDWSIAFKVETHNSPSALDPYGGALTGIVGVNRDAFGTGMGARLLFNTDVFCFASPFYDKLLPPRLLHPRRIFEGVVEGVEHGGNKSGIPTVNGSIVFDERFAGKPLVYCGTGSIMPATLNGKPCHEKKAQDADRIVMVGGRIGKDGIHGATFSSEELHEGSPATAVQIGDPITQRRMFDFLLVARDRGLYNSITDNGAGGLSSSVGEMSEDTGGFELHLDRAPLKYAGLQPWEILISEAQERMTVAVPPHKIDEFLQLAAEMDVEATDLGEFTTSGYFHCLYEGRTVAYLDMAFLHKGVPQLKLPARWQTPEERGLAEPRLEPPADFNDLLKQLLGRLNICSKESVVRRYDHEVQAGTVVKPLTGVVNDGPSDAAVVRPLPESFEGIVVAHGICPRYSDIDTYAMMACAIDEALRNYVAVGGDIAHVAGLDNFCWCDPVESEKTPDGAYKAAQLVRANKALRDYCVAFGVPLISGKDSMKNDYMIGESKISIPPTVLFSVMGRMDDVRRAVTMDVKAPGDLVYVLGVTRDELGGSEYYALRGEVGRNVPTVDAAAALRLFRAINRAQEEGVLASCHDLSDGGLGVALAETAFAGGFGIRADLRRVRTAGEMGEAQILFSETPSRFLVSVNPEDRVRFESIFADLDLSLIGEVIAEPLLELAGLHGQSLVRSGLDELKAAWQAPLKEM; from the coding sequence ATGCCCTGGAGAATCATCGTCGGCTTGAAAGACGGCATTCGTGATGCCCGCGGCGAGCGGGTGCGACGCGAACTCAGTCGGCATCTGCACATCGAGTTGGAGAGCGTGCGCACCATCGACGTGTACACGGTCGACGCCGCCCTGAGCGATGAAGAAGTCGAGGCCGCTGCACGCGGACCCTTCTCCGATGCGGTGATTCAGGAGGTTGCCGTCAATCGCCCCCTGGCGCACGACTTCGACATCCTCATCGAGGTCGGCTTTCGCCCCGGCGTGACCGACAATGTGGGACGCACCGCCCGCGAGGCGATTCAATATCTCACCGGGCGCAAATTCGCCGAAGGCGAGGGCGTCTACACCTCGGTGCAGTACCTGCTCAAGGGGCGCATCGACAAGGCGGCCGCCGAGCGCATCGCCCATGATTTTCTCGGCAATGCCCTGATCCAGCGCTGGACCATTCTTTCACGCGATGAATTCGATCCCCAGCGCGGCGTGCCGGTGACGGTGCCCAGGGTGGTCAGCACCGCCAGTCCGCAGGTGCGTGAAATCGATCTCAAGGTGAGCGACGAGGAATTGCTGCGGATTAGCAAGGAGGGCATGCTGGCCCTCAATCTGGAGGAGATGAAGGCGATTCAGGCCTACATCGCCGATCCGGCGGTGGTCGCCCGGCGCAAGCAAGTGGGGTTGGGCGCCAAGCTTACCGACGCCGAACTCGAGGCCCTCGCTCAGACTTGGAGCGAGCACTGCAAGCACAAGATCTTCGCCGCGCGCATCGACTATGAGGACGGGCAGGGGGGCCGCGAAACCATCGACTCGCTGTTTCGCAACTTCATCGCCGAAACCACGCGCCTGGTGCGGCAAAATCTCGGCGACCGGGATTTCTGCCTGTCGGTGTTCAAGGACAACGCCGGGGTGATTCGCTTCAATGAGGATTGGAGCATCGCCTTTAAGGTCGAAACCCATAACTCGCCCAGCGCCCTGGATCCCTACGGCGGCGCGCTGACCGGCATCGTCGGGGTCAACCGCGATGCCTTTGGTACCGGCATGGGCGCGCGCCTGCTGTTCAATACCGATGTCTTCTGCTTCGCCTCACCCTTTTACGACAAGCTCCTGCCGCCGCGCCTGCTGCATCCGCGCCGCATCTTCGAGGGAGTGGTCGAGGGCGTCGAGCATGGCGGCAACAAGAGCGGCATTCCCACGGTCAACGGCTCCATCGTGTTTGACGAGCGCTTTGCCGGCAAGCCCCTGGTCTACTGCGGCACCGGCTCCATCATGCCCGCCACCCTCAACGGCAAGCCCTGCCATGAGAAGAAAGCGCAGGACGCCGACCGCATCGTCATGGTCGGAGGGCGTATCGGCAAGGACGGCATCCACGGCGCGACCTTTTCCTCGGAAGAACTCCATGAGGGCTCGCCGGCCACGGCGGTGCAGATCGGCGACCCCATCACCCAGCGGCGCATGTTCGATTTTCTGCTGGTGGCCCGTGACCGCGGCCTGTACAACTCCATCACCGACAACGGCGCGGGGGGGCTGTCCTCCTCCGTCGGCGAGATGTCCGAGGATACCGGCGGTTTCGAGTTGCACCTGGATCGCGCACCGCTCAAATACGCCGGTCTGCAGCCCTGGGAAATTCTAATCTCCGAGGCCCAGGAGCGCATGACGGTGGCTGTGCCGCCGCACAAGATCGATGAGTTTTTGCAACTGGCCGCCGAGATGGATGTGGAGGCCACGGATCTGGGGGAGTTCACGACCTCGGGCTATTTTCACTGCCTCTATGAGGGACGCACCGTCGCCTATCTGGATATGGCATTCCTGCACAAAGGCGTGCCGCAGCTCAAGCTTCCCGCCCGCTGGCAAACGCCCGAGGAACGCGGCCTGGCGGAGCCGCGCCTGGAGCCGCCCGCGGATTTCAATGACCTGCTTAAGCAATTGCTCGGGCGGCTCAATATCTGCTCCAAGGAAAGCGTGGTGCGTCGCTACGACCATGAGGTGCAGGCCGGCACCGTGGTCAAGCCCCTGACCGGCGTGGTCAACGACGGCCCTTCGGACGCCGCGGTGGTGCGTCCCTTGCCCGAGAGTTTCGAGGGCATCGTCGTCGCCCACGGCATCTGTCCACGCTACAGCGACATCGACACCTATGCGATGATGGCCTGCGCCATCGACGAGGCGTTGCGCAATTACGTGGCCGTCGGAGGCGACATCGCCCATGTGGCGGGTCTCGACAATTTCTGCTGGTGCGACCCGGTGGAGAGCGAAAAAACGCCCGATGGCGCCTACAAGGCGGCGCAGCTGGTGCGGGCCAACAAGGCCCTGCGCGACTATTGCGTGGCGTTCGGCGTGCCACTGATTTCTGGCAAGGATTCCATGAAGAACGACTACATGATCGGCGAGAGCAAGATCTCCATCCCGCCGACGGTGCTCTTTTCGGTCATGGGCCGCATGGACGATGTGCGCCGGGCCGTCACCATGGATGTCAAGGCGCCGGGCGATCTGGTCTATGTGCTCGGCGTCACCCGGGATGAACTGGGTGGCTCCGAATATTACGCGCTGCGCGGCGAAGTTGGTCGCAACGTGCCGACCGTCGATGCCGCGGCCGCCCTGCGGCTGTTTCGCGCCATCAATCGCGCCCAGGAAGAGGGCGTGCTGGCCTCCTGTCACGATCTTTCCGACGGCGGCTTGGGCGTGGCTCTGGCCGAAACCGCCTTCGCCGGAGGCTTCGGCATTCGCGCCGATCTGCGCCGGGTGAGAACGGCGGGCGAGATGGGGGAGGCGCAGATTCTGTTCAGCGAAACCCCCAGTCGTTTCCTGGTCAGCGTCAATCCCGAGGATCGCGTCCGTTTCGAGAGTATTTTCGCGGATCTGGACCTTTCGCTCATCGGCGAGGTCATTGCCGAGCCGCTGCTCGAGCTGGCTGGTTTGCATGGACAATCCCTGGTGCGCTCTGGTCTGGATGAACTCAAGGCCGCCTGGCAGGCGCCTTTGAAGGAGATGTAG
- the purF gene encoding amidophosphoribosyltransferase, translating into MFDKLHEECGVFGIFGHPEASNLSYLGLYALQHRGQESCGIVASDGTRLRAHRGMGLVADVFRDEDIFSRLSGRSAIGHVRYSTAGGSDIKNVQPIMVDYLRGSIAVAHNGNLVNAQEIRNELELTGSIFSTTSDTEVIVHLLARSQADSLPDRIGQILQDIRGAYSLVFLTETRMVAVRDPNGFRPLVLGRLDGAYVVASESCAFDLIEAEFIREIEPGEMVLIDKDGMKSYHPFGKVNPTPCIFEHIYFARPDSVVFGRQVYGVRKEFGRMLAREHAVAADVVIPIPDSGVPAAIGYAEESGIPFQLGLIRNHYVGRTFIEPQQSIRHFGVKIKLNPVREVIEGKRVVVIDDSIVRGTTARKIIKMIRAAGAKEIHVRISSPPTSFPCYYGIDTPTRKELISSSHTIEEINRYITSDTLGYLSREGMREAAGMPGSKGGHFCDACFSGFYPVKFPRLKADSQLGLF; encoded by the coding sequence ATGTTTGATAAGTTGCATGAGGAATGCGGCGTCTTTGGAATCTTCGGTCACCCGGAAGCCTCCAATCTCAGTTATCTGGGACTCTACGCCCTGCAGCATCGCGGGCAGGAGAGCTGCGGCATTGTCGCCTCCGACGGCACGCGCCTGCGCGCCCACCGCGGCATGGGCCTGGTGGCCGATGTGTTCAGGGACGAGGACATCTTCAGCCGCCTCTCCGGGCGCAGCGCCATCGGCCATGTGCGCTATTCCACCGCCGGCGGCAGCGACATCAAGAACGTGCAGCCGATCATGGTCGATTACTTGCGCGGCAGCATCGCCGTGGCTCACAACGGCAACCTGGTCAACGCCCAGGAAATTCGCAATGAACTGGAATTGACGGGCTCCATTTTTTCCACGACCTCCGATACCGAAGTCATCGTTCATCTGCTCGCCCGCTCCCAGGCCGATTCGCTGCCCGATCGCATCGGGCAGATTCTGCAGGATATCCGTGGCGCCTACAGCCTGGTGTTTCTCACCGAAACGCGCATGGTGGCGGTGCGTGATCCCAACGGTTTCCGTCCCCTGGTGCTGGGGCGCCTCGATGGGGCCTATGTGGTCGCGTCCGAATCCTGCGCCTTTGATCTCATCGAAGCGGAATTCATCCGCGAGATCGAACCCGGCGAAATGGTGCTCATCGACAAGGATGGCATGAAGAGCTACCATCCCTTCGGCAAGGTCAATCCCACCCCTTGTATTTTTGAACACATTTATTTCGCGCGGCCCGACAGCGTCGTTTTCGGCCGTCAAGTCTACGGCGTGCGCAAGGAATTTGGACGCATGCTGGCCCGCGAGCATGCCGTGGCGGCCGACGTGGTGATCCCGATTCCCGACTCCGGCGTGCCCGCCGCCATCGGCTATGCCGAGGAATCGGGAATTCCCTTTCAACTTGGGCTGATCCGTAACCATTACGTGGGGCGCACTTTCATCGAGCCGCAGCAGTCCATCCGTCACTTCGGCGTCAAGATCAAGCTCAACCCCGTGCGCGAGGTCATCGAAGGCAAGCGGGTGGTGGTGATCGACGATTCCATCGTGCGCGGCACCACGGCGCGCAAGATCATCAAGATGATCCGCGCCGCAGGCGCCAAGGAAATCCATGTGCGCATATCCAGCCCGCCCACCAGCTTTCCCTGCTACTACGGCATCGATACGCCGACGCGCAAGGAGTTGATTTCCTCCTCTCACACCATCGAAGAGATCAACCGCTACATCACCTCGGACACCCTCGGCTATCTCTCCCGCGAAGGCATGCGTGAAGCCGCGGGGATGCCCGGCAGCAAGGGCGGGCATTTCTGCGACGCCTGTTTCAGCGGTTTTTACCCGGTGAAATTCCCGCGACTGAAGGCGGATAGTCAGTTGGGATTGTTTTAG